In Nitrospira sp., one genomic interval encodes:
- a CDS encoding class I SAM-dependent DNA methyltransferase, protein MNAVEIEEAISALAEQTFDPLEFPFAFLQAFGNKETTLKRLRKGESNKSDLGGVLQTNNVHIAVSAPGEVTETLALLKASPATARARAKFVLATDGETFEAEDLSTREVVACAYQDFPDHFGFFLPLAGITTVQQVRESSFDIRATSRLNRLYVELLKDNPEWGTEKRRPDMNHFMARLIFCFFAEDTDIFPRGGSGKPLFTSTIESMSARDSSNTHEVIQKIFLALNLKSTDQEAAGVPRWADTFPYVNGGLFSGSLEVPRFSKIARSYLLHIGSLDWTKINPDIFGSMIQAVAEDEERGALGMHYTSVPNILKVLNPLFLDDLRARLEEAGDNLRKLLNLRNRMARIRIFDPACGSGNFLVIAYKEMRAIEAEINKRRGESNRVSEIPKTNFRGIELRHFPTEIARLALIIAEYQCDVLYRGQKLALAEFLPLEKENWITWGNALRLDWFSICPPTGTGVKLLSDDLFSTPLDQTQIDFENEGGETYICGNPPYLGSKWQSDEQKNELKAIFQHRTKAWKSLDYVAGWFMKAADYGTQTNAVAGLVSTNSICQGQQVPILWPLIFDTEHEIAFAHTSFKWANLASHNAGVTVAIIGIARGIKGARRLFSLNDDGVLIERSVPYINAYLVSGPNSLVEQTRAPVSSVSQMLFGNMPRDGGNFTLSRTQRDVVLRQYPELSRFIRPYLGSEEMIQGKSRWCLWIQDEEADFARQHPWLRQVLERITLFRLASDAGSTRDFAARPHRFVQIAGTAKRHALVVAKVSSERRPYVPVTLLPGEAIASDLLFALYDAPLWNMALIASRLHLVWIATVCGKLKTDFRYSNTLGWNTFPVPTLTDKNKDDLTRCAEDILIVREHHFPATIAELYDPDNMPPDLRFVHDRNDEVLERIYVGRRFKNDTERLEKLFALYDKNRSGK, encoded by the coding sequence ATGAACGCTGTTGAGATCGAAGAAGCGATCTCGGCTCTTGCCGAGCAGACATTCGACCCCCTCGAATTTCCCTTCGCCTTTCTGCAGGCTTTTGGAAACAAGGAAACGACCCTCAAGCGTCTTCGTAAGGGCGAGTCTAATAAATCTGACCTTGGCGGAGTCCTTCAAACGAACAACGTACATATCGCGGTTTCCGCGCCGGGCGAAGTCACGGAGACTTTAGCCTTGTTGAAGGCTAGTCCGGCTACTGCGCGCGCCAGGGCCAAATTCGTCCTGGCAACTGATGGGGAGACCTTCGAGGCGGAAGACTTATCAACCCGCGAGGTGGTCGCTTGCGCCTACCAAGATTTCCCTGACCATTTTGGTTTCTTCCTCCCACTGGCCGGTATCACGACTGTCCAGCAGGTGAGGGAAAGTTCGTTTGACATCAGGGCGACGAGCCGCCTGAACCGGCTTTATGTTGAGCTGTTGAAGGACAACCCGGAATGGGGCACAGAGAAGCGGCGCCCCGACATGAATCACTTCATGGCGCGGTTGATTTTCTGTTTCTTCGCCGAGGACACCGATATCTTCCCTCGGGGAGGTTCCGGCAAACCGCTGTTTACATCGACGATTGAGTCGATGAGCGCGCGGGATTCGTCCAACACGCATGAGGTGATCCAAAAGATTTTCCTGGCGCTGAATCTTAAGAGCACCGATCAAGAAGCTGCTGGTGTTCCCCGATGGGCCGACACGTTCCCCTATGTGAACGGTGGTCTGTTCTCGGGAAGCCTCGAGGTGCCGCGTTTCAGCAAGATTGCGCGCTCCTATCTACTGCATATCGGCAGTCTCGACTGGACGAAAATCAACCCGGATATCTTCGGCTCAATGATCCAGGCTGTTGCCGAGGACGAAGAGCGAGGTGCGCTGGGGATGCACTACACCAGCGTTCCGAACATTTTGAAAGTTTTGAATCCGCTCTTTCTAGATGACCTGCGCGCGAGGCTTGAAGAAGCGGGAGACAACTTGCGCAAACTTTTAAATCTGCGCAACCGCATGGCGAGGATCAGGATCTTCGACCCCGCCTGCGGTAGCGGTAACTTCCTAGTAATCGCCTACAAGGAAATGCGTGCGATAGAGGCCGAGATCAATAAACGTCGGGGGGAAAGCAATCGCGTATCAGAGATACCAAAGACGAATTTCCGTGGCATAGAATTGCGTCACTTCCCAACTGAAATCGCCCGCCTCGCACTTATCATTGCCGAGTATCAGTGCGATGTTCTCTACCGTGGACAGAAGTTAGCACTGGCAGAGTTCCTGCCGCTGGAAAAAGAGAATTGGATAACTTGGGGCAACGCCTTGCGGCTAGATTGGTTCAGTATTTGCCCGCCGACTGGAACAGGAGTGAAGCTTCTTTCTGACGACTTATTCAGCACACCGCTCGATCAGACGCAAATTGATTTCGAGAACGAGGGGGGAGAAACGTACATTTGCGGTAATCCACCCTACCTCGGCTCCAAATGGCAGAGCGATGAACAAAAAAATGAATTGAAGGCGATATTCCAGCATCGCACGAAAGCTTGGAAGTCTCTCGACTATGTCGCAGGCTGGTTTATGAAAGCTGCTGATTACGGCACTCAGACGAATGCAGTCGCGGGTTTGGTATCTACCAATTCAATTTGTCAGGGACAGCAGGTGCCAATCTTATGGCCACTAATCTTTGACACGGAGCATGAGATTGCTTTCGCACACACCTCCTTCAAATGGGCCAATTTGGCGAGTCACAATGCTGGCGTCACCGTAGCCATTATTGGCATTGCTCGTGGAATTAAAGGTGCGCGTCGACTGTTTTCTCTCAATGACGATGGAGTTCTGATTGAGCGCAGTGTGCCGTACATAAACGCATACCTTGTTTCAGGACCTAATTCACTCGTCGAACAAACTCGGGCGCCGGTTTCTTCGGTGTCGCAGATGCTGTTTGGTAATATGCCGCGGGACGGGGGGAACTTTACGCTTAGCCGGACTCAGCGGGATGTCGTCTTGCGACAGTACCCAGAACTTAGCCGATTCATTCGGCCCTATTTGGGGTCCGAGGAAATGATCCAAGGTAAATCGAGGTGGTGTTTATGGATTCAGGATGAAGAAGCTGATTTTGCCCGCCAGCACCCTTGGCTACGGCAAGTGCTTGAAAGGATCACCCTTTTCCGCTTAGCAAGCGATGCCGGTTCGACTCGGGACTTTGCCGCGCGTCCACATCGCTTCGTCCAGATTGCCGGCACAGCGAAACGTCACGCACTCGTGGTCGCGAAAGTGTCATCGGAACGCAGGCCATACGTCCCGGTCACTCTATTGCCTGGTGAAGCAATTGCCAGCGACCTATTGTTCGCCCTCTACGACGCCCCGCTCTGGAACATGGCTCTCATAGCATCGCGTCTGCACCTTGTGTGGATTGCAACCGTCTGCGGCAAACTGAAAACGGACTTCCGCTATTCAAATACTCTTGGCTGGAACACGTTTCCTGTTCCAACGTTGACCGATAAGAATAAGGATGATCTGACGCGTTGCGCTGAGGACATCCTAATAGTGCGAGAACATCATTTTCCCGCGACCATTGCCGAGCTATACGACCCCGACAATATGCCTCCCGATCTGCGCTTTGTCCATGACCGCAATGACGAAGTGCTAGAACGCATCTATGTGGGCCGCCGTTTTAAGAACGACACCGAGCGTCTCGAAAAGCTGTTCGCGCTTTACGACAAGAATAGGTCGGGGAAATGA
- a CDS encoding DEAD/DEAH box helicase produces MAEIPNVPSVSVTYSRNGSATNANPLGMRPMQERAYERRGEQYLLIKSPPASGKSRALMFIALDKLQNQGVKRAIIVVPERSIGASFHDEPLTRYGFWADWKVEAKWNLCDAPGGDNGGKVNAVGTFLESDNRVLICTHATFRFAVDKFGIEKFDDCLIAVDEFHHVSADDDNKLGRHLGQLIARDKTHIVAMTGSYFRGDAEAVLAPHDEAKFNSVTYTYYEQLNGYEYLKQLDIGYFFYSGSYTDDILQVLNPAEKTIIHIPSVNSRESTKDKIKEVEHIIEELGEWQGSDPMTGFQLVKTATGRILRIADLVDDDAAKRDRVSAALKDPAQKNNRDYVDIIIALGMAKEGFDWIWCEHALTIGYRASLTEIVQIIGRATRDAPGKTRARFTNLIAEPDASAEAVTEAVNDTLKAIAASLLMEQVLAPRFEFKPKNSNSGPTPGFNYGEAGYDPNKCNVGVNEETGHYQIEIKGLVEPKSAEAVRICREDLNEVIAAFVQDKTAIERGLFDEELVPEELTQVRMGKIIKDKYPELNEEDREAVRQHAIAALNLTQQAKQTVLGGAKGEGQQSSNTALIDGIRKLAMDVRELDIDLIDRINPFGEAYAILAKSMSEDSLKQVQAAISAKRVNLSIEEARDLAKRALRFKQERGRLPSITSPDAWEKRMAEGVAYLARMKAEASRG; encoded by the coding sequence ATGGCTGAAATCCCCAACGTCCCCTCCGTCTCCGTCACCTATTCCAGAAATGGGAGCGCGACTAACGCCAATCCGCTTGGTATGCGGCCTATGCAGGAACGCGCCTATGAGCGGCGAGGAGAGCAGTATCTTCTCATCAAGTCGCCGCCGGCCTCGGGAAAAAGCCGCGCGCTCATGTTCATTGCGCTCGACAAGCTACAGAATCAGGGCGTCAAGCGTGCCATCATCGTCGTGCCTGAGCGGTCCATCGGTGCCAGTTTTCATGACGAGCCTTTGACCAGGTATGGGTTCTGGGCAGACTGGAAGGTCGAAGCCAAATGGAACCTGTGCGACGCGCCAGGCGGCGACAATGGAGGCAAGGTGAATGCCGTCGGCACCTTCCTAGAGAGCGATAACCGCGTGCTCATCTGCACCCATGCGACCTTTCGCTTCGCCGTCGATAAGTTCGGGATTGAGAAGTTCGACGATTGCCTGATTGCGGTGGACGAGTTTCATCACGTTTCAGCAGACGACGATAACAAACTTGGTCGTCACCTTGGCCAACTCATTGCCCGGGACAAGACACATATTGTTGCAATGACAGGTTCGTATTTCCGTGGCGATGCCGAGGCCGTGTTGGCTCCACATGACGAGGCGAAGTTCAATTCCGTCACCTATACCTATTATGAGCAGCTCAATGGCTATGAGTACCTCAAGCAGCTCGACATTGGCTATTTCTTCTATTCGGGCTCTTATACCGACGACATTCTCCAGGTGTTGAACCCTGCGGAAAAGACGATAATTCACATTCCGAGCGTCAATTCACGCGAAAGCACGAAGGACAAGATTAAGGAAGTCGAACACATTATCGAAGAATTGGGCGAATGGCAGGGCAGCGACCCTATGACTGGTTTTCAGCTAGTCAAGACAGCGACGGGTCGCATTCTCAGGATTGCTGATTTGGTTGACGACGACGCGGCCAAGCGTGACCGCGTATCCGCAGCCCTGAAGGATCCGGCGCAAAAGAACAACCGTGACTATGTGGACATCATCATTGCTTTGGGCATGGCCAAGGAAGGGTTCGACTGGATTTGGTGCGAACATGCATTGACCATCGGCTATCGGGCGAGCCTGACCGAAATTGTCCAAATCATCGGTCGCGCCACCCGCGACGCGCCGGGAAAGACTCGTGCGCGTTTCACCAATCTGATCGCCGAACCTGATGCGTCGGCGGAGGCTGTCACCGAAGCTGTGAACGATACGCTCAAGGCCATTGCGGCGAGTCTTCTCATGGAGCAGGTCCTTGCGCCGCGCTTTGAGTTCAAGCCGAAGAATTCGAATAGTGGGCCTACGCCGGGCTTCAACTATGGCGAAGCCGGCTATGACCCGAATAAATGCAATGTAGGGGTGAACGAGGAGACGGGACACTATCAGATCGAGATAAAAGGGCTGGTCGAACCAAAGAGCGCAGAAGCCGTGCGTATTTGCCGCGAGGATTTGAACGAGGTTATCGCGGCTTTCGTTCAGGACAAGACCGCCATCGAACGCGGCTTGTTCGACGAAGAGCTCGTACCTGAAGAACTGACCCAGGTCCGCATGGGGAAGATCATCAAGGACAAATACCCTGAACTGAATGAGGAAGATCGGGAAGCGGTGCGTCAGCACGCAATCGCCGCGCTGAATCTCACCCAGCAGGCCAAGCAGACTGTGCTTGGCGGGGCGAAGGGCGAGGGGCAGCAGAGCAGTAATACCGCTTTGATCGACGGTATTCGCAAGCTTGCCATGGATGTACGCGAACTCGACATCGACCTGATCGACCGGATCAATCCCTTCGGGGAAGCCTATGCGATCCTCGCCAAGAGTATGAGCGAGGATAGTCTGAAGCAGGTTCAGGCGGCCATCTCAGCCAAGCGTGTCAATCTCTCCATTGAGGAGGCGAGGGACCTTGCGAAACGTGCATTGAGGTTCAAGCAGGAACGAGGACGTCTACCCTCCATTACGTCACCCGATGCGTGGGAAAAGCGCATGGCCGAAGGTGTGGCGTACCTTGCACGTATGAAGGCGGAGGCATCGCGTGGCTGA
- a CDS encoding GIY-YIG nuclease family protein, which translates to MAEFTDEDDALLEELGVEIETKATGGRTRREERIIAGFEEVQRFLDEHGRTPQHGEDRDIFERLYAVRLDRLRALEECRSLLEPLDRQGLLKDGKLEPAKADADEMDDDALLAELGVDCTQDDIAELRHVRSAAEKRAAEEIANRTKCEDFEEFRSMFEEIKKDLAASIRRTRPFETMDQIQKGQWFIVGGQVAYVAEVGEEFVTQYGRRDSRLRVIYDNGTESDVLLRSLQRALHRDGAGRVISNPDAGPLFSSEIEESDLGSGTIYVLRSKSENPAIAAHRDILHKIGVTGGNVDRRIDNAKLDPTFLLADVEVVATYKLSNINRTKLENLIHRIFDPVRLNIEIKDRFGNPVVPREWFLVPLFVIDEAVSRIKDGTITDHQYDPGTASLRRLTN; encoded by the coding sequence GTGGCTGAGTTCACCGACGAAGACGACGCTCTCCTTGAGGAGCTTGGTGTCGAGATTGAGACGAAGGCGACGGGCGGCCGTACGCGCCGCGAAGAGCGCATCATCGCCGGCTTCGAAGAAGTACAGCGATTCCTTGACGAACATGGGCGCACGCCGCAGCACGGGGAAGATCGTGACATTTTCGAACGTCTGTACGCTGTGCGCCTAGATCGCCTGCGTGCACTGGAAGAGTGCCGGTCACTGCTTGAACCCCTGGACCGGCAGGGGCTTCTCAAAGACGGGAAGCTCGAACCTGCCAAAGCGGATGCCGATGAAATGGACGACGATGCGCTTCTTGCCGAACTCGGCGTCGATTGTACGCAGGATGACATCGCCGAACTCCGGCATGTCCGTTCCGCCGCTGAGAAACGCGCGGCGGAAGAAATCGCCAACCGCACCAAGTGCGAGGACTTCGAGGAGTTCAGGTCGATGTTCGAGGAGATTAAGAAAGACCTCGCCGCGAGCATCCGACGCACCCGCCCGTTCGAGACCATGGACCAGATACAAAAGGGTCAGTGGTTCATCGTCGGCGGTCAGGTCGCCTATGTGGCGGAAGTCGGAGAGGAGTTTGTAACACAATACGGACGCCGCGACAGTCGCCTTCGGGTCATCTATGACAACGGCACTGAGAGCGATGTTCTCCTGCGCTCGCTCCAGCGAGCTCTGCACCGGGACGGCGCTGGACGGGTCATTTCCAATCCTGATGCGGGACCACTTTTCTCCAGCGAAATCGAAGAGAGCGACCTGGGGAGCGGCACGATCTATGTGCTGCGAAGCAAATCCGAGAATCCCGCCATCGCCGCGCACCGAGACATTTTGCACAAGATCGGCGTGACTGGCGGGAATGTTGATCGCCGCATCGACAACGCGAAGCTCGATCCAACGTTTCTATTGGCGGACGTGGAAGTCGTCGCCACCTACAAGCTTTCGAATATCAACCGGACGAAGCTTGAGAATCTCATCCACCGCATCTTCGATCCAGTGCGGCTAAACATCGAGATTAAGGACCGCTTCGGAAATCCCGTGGTGCCACGCGAATGGTTCCTCGTGCCGCTATTCGTGATCGACGAGGCTGTGAGCCGCATCAAGGATGGAACAATTACAGACCACCAGTATGATCCCGGAACTGCTTCGCTCAGGCGGTTAACTAACTAG
- a CDS encoding helix-turn-helix domain-containing protein, with the protein MEQTWLTVDELAAVLKVSSKSIRRAYRKGEIPVDRFCRFVRFDLERVKEALKAKGHSLTFVGSTRKDGQRSATGGASRRRAQRARPRLGKTGASIAQKPRGKK; encoded by the coding sequence ATGGAACAAACCTGGTTAACCGTCGATGAGTTGGCCGCCGTCCTCAAAGTCAGTTCAAAGTCAATCCGTCGAGCTTACCGCAAGGGCGAGATTCCCGTGGATCGATTCTGCCGGTTTGTGCGCTTCGACCTGGAACGGGTGAAGGAAGCGCTGAAGGCCAAGGGGCACAGTCTGACGTTTGTCGGCTCTACGAGGAAGGATGGACAGCGCAGCGCGACCGGCGGCGCCAGCCGGCGGCGCGCGCAGCGGGCCCGCCCCCGACTTGGTAAGACGGGGGCGTCTATCGCACAGAAGCCAAGGGGGAAGAAATGA
- a CDS encoding replication initiation factor domain-containing protein has translation MTGSGGFTQTIDWLAFTLPKAEVADVITLIGGDWFQSETGFRGYPVAQLMTEGKTGVGKLGTGAPRNPKEVHVDLSAGIVSQWDETKVKAVLAWIFAQKGHVTRIDVALDDREASVAVETVRLAVEAGQVVSRSKQFKVIQASNHREGVRTGETLYFGSRESQTMLRVYDKRLELQARGREDAALYGVRWELEFKQDRAQACAKALLTLDPEDWRAFLVGVLRSYVDFRETTREAESYEKYRAPLVGWWKALTEGFMRCRLVVERIQQRLDDVVAWFAHALSPMLAVVVACRGDQFLTEMIYAGTKRWNQKHYALLKQRKRGTPYVLTLS, from the coding sequence ATGACGGGTTCTGGAGGGTTCACGCAGACCATCGATTGGCTCGCCTTCACGCTGCCCAAAGCGGAGGTCGCTGACGTGATCACGCTGATTGGGGGCGACTGGTTCCAGAGTGAGACCGGCTTTCGCGGCTATCCCGTGGCTCAGCTTATGACAGAAGGCAAAACGGGCGTCGGAAAACTGGGGACGGGTGCTCCTCGCAACCCGAAGGAAGTGCATGTGGATCTCTCGGCTGGAATTGTGTCCCAGTGGGACGAGACCAAGGTGAAAGCGGTTCTCGCCTGGATCTTTGCCCAGAAGGGCCATGTGACCCGCATCGATGTGGCCTTGGACGACCGGGAGGCCTCTGTCGCAGTCGAGACCGTCCGCCTGGCTGTGGAGGCCGGACAAGTGGTCAGCCGGTCCAAGCAGTTCAAAGTCATTCAAGCCTCGAATCATCGTGAGGGCGTTCGGACCGGAGAGACGCTCTACTTCGGCAGTCGCGAGAGTCAAACCATGCTGCGGGTCTACGACAAACGTCTTGAGCTCCAGGCCAGAGGCCGCGAAGACGCAGCATTGTACGGCGTCCGATGGGAACTAGAATTCAAACAGGATCGGGCCCAAGCCTGTGCCAAAGCACTCCTCACGCTCGATCCCGAAGATTGGCGAGCCTTTTTGGTTGGCGTGCTGCGTTCCTATGTCGATTTCCGCGAGACGACACGAGAGGCCGAGTCCTATGAGAAGTATCGCGCACCGTTGGTGGGGTGGTGGAAAGCGCTTACCGAAGGCTTCATGCGCTGTCGGCTCGTGGTCGAACGCATTCAACAGCGGCTGGATGATGTCGTCGCGTGGTTCGCCCACGCCCTCAGCCCCATGCTCGCCGTGGTCGTGGCCTGTCGCGGTGATCAGTTTTTGACGGAGATGATTTATGCGGGCACGAAACGATGGAACCAGAAGCACTATGCCCTGTTGAAGCAGCGAAAGAGAGGCACCCCCTATGTCCTTACGCTTTCATAA
- a CDS encoding DUF2523 domain-containing protein: protein MTAILTLIYCWLQEFFFSLTDWGLGIWDSLLSVADSTLAAIGTAGLSLPVIPDQYAWVLGATGMSQALAIVASAMGTRFILQTIPFVRWGS, encoded by the coding sequence ATGACGGCGATTCTGACGCTCATCTATTGCTGGCTGCAGGAATTCTTCTTTTCGCTCACCGATTGGGGACTCGGCATCTGGGATTCCCTGCTCTCCGTGGCGGACAGCACGCTCGCTGCCATCGGGACGGCAGGGCTTAGCCTGCCGGTGATTCCCGATCAGTATGCGTGGGTGCTGGGCGCGACGGGCATGAGTCAGGCGCTGGCCATCGTGGCGAGCGCCATGGGGACGCGGTTCATTCTGCAAACCATTCCATTCGTCCGGTGGGGTTCATGA
- a CDS encoding JAB domain-containing protein: MSVDSSLGSSSGERPLSPKSRYGVPRYRVTLVREGRAIPAAESVHTSEGAAAILRPLFAGLDREQFLICGLDAKHGLIGINVVSTGSLTLAIVHPREVFKPLILMNAGAWLCAHNHPSGDSTPSPEDRVLTKRLREAADLFGIPLLDHLILVEERYYSFADQGWPGA; the protein is encoded by the coding sequence ATGTCCGTTGATAGTTCTCTCGGTTCCTCGAGCGGTGAACGGCCACTGAGCCCGAAATCGCGCTACGGAGTGCCTCGGTACCGTGTGACCCTCGTGCGCGAGGGCCGTGCCATTCCAGCTGCGGAATCGGTGCATACGTCGGAAGGCGCTGCTGCGATTCTCCGGCCGCTGTTCGCTGGGTTGGATCGGGAACAGTTCCTGATCTGTGGCCTGGATGCGAAGCATGGACTCATCGGGATCAACGTGGTCTCCACTGGTTCACTGACCTTGGCCATTGTGCATCCCCGCGAAGTCTTCAAGCCCCTGATCCTGATGAATGCCGGCGCCTGGCTCTGCGCGCATAATCACCCCTCTGGCGATAGCACACCCAGCCCGGAAGATCGCGTGCTGACCAAACGGCTGCGCGAGGCGGCCGATCTGTTCGGCATTCCGCTGTTGGACCATCTCATCCTCGTCGAAGAACGCTACTACAGCTTCGCCGACCAGGGCTGGCCCGGCGCTTAG
- a CDS encoding helix-turn-helix domain-containing protein has translation MTLLTIEEAAQFLRLTKRTLYQRADIPRVRYCHRLMFVKEDLEKWIRMRSEGQEVNSDKHEDLSPAPVDAGPSNVYHRNPLFVLSRHR, from the coding sequence ATGACGCTTCTTACCATCGAAGAAGCTGCTCAATTTTTGCGGTTAACTAAGCGGACTCTGTATCAACGTGCTGATATTCCACGTGTTCGCTATTGTCACCGGTTGATGTTCGTAAAGGAAGACTTGGAAAAGTGGATTCGAATGCGCTCCGAGGGACAGGAGGTGAACAGCGACAAGCACGAGGATCTGTCTCCTGCGCCAGTTGACGCCGGTCCATCCAACGTCTACCATCGGAATCCACTTTTTGTATTGTCTCGTCATAGGTAA
- the serS gene encoding serine--tRNA ligase: protein MYDLRLLRENLDDLRDRLGTRGKDVAWDSLRTLVEQRRSQTIQVEDLRHRLKKGSDEVARLKREKQPAEDAMAAMKALGETIKAHEDQLRVVEEQLAQIALRIPNLPHPSVPDGQEATDNVEVRRWGSPPQLTGPVQPHWDLGESLGILEFDRAVRMAKARFAVLTGLGARLERALINYMLDLHTSQHGYREILPPLLVNRAAMTGTGQLPKFEEDLFQLREEDLFLIPTAEVPVTNLHREEILAEETLPIRYAAYTPCFRREAGSYGKDTRGLIRLHQFNKVELVAFAKPDESYVELERLTAHAEAVLQGLNLHYRVVTLCRGDMGFSAAKTYDIEVWLPSQHTFREISSCSNFESFQARRANIRWRAKGGKKDVKPEFVHTLNGSGLAVGRTLVAILENYQQPDGSVAIPPALRPYMGGLQAITRVQD, encoded by the coding sequence ATGTACGATCTTCGGCTATTACGAGAAAACCTCGACGACTTGCGCGACCGGTTGGGTACGCGAGGCAAGGACGTCGCCTGGGACAGTCTGCGTACCCTGGTCGAGCAGCGGCGGTCGCAAACCATCCAAGTCGAAGACCTTCGACATCGACTCAAGAAGGGGTCGGATGAGGTCGCTCGACTGAAACGCGAGAAACAGCCGGCCGAGGATGCCATGGCGGCCATGAAGGCCTTGGGAGAAACCATCAAGGCCCACGAAGACCAGCTTCGAGTGGTGGAAGAGCAGCTGGCGCAAATTGCGCTACGGATTCCAAACCTTCCCCACCCCTCTGTTCCAGATGGTCAAGAAGCGACCGACAACGTGGAGGTGCGCCGATGGGGGAGCCCTCCGCAACTCACCGGTCCAGTTCAACCGCATTGGGATCTTGGCGAAAGCCTCGGGATTCTCGAATTCGACCGGGCCGTCCGCATGGCCAAGGCACGGTTTGCGGTCCTGACCGGACTAGGCGCCAGGCTGGAACGCGCGCTGATCAATTACATGCTGGATCTTCACACGAGTCAGCATGGATACCGAGAAATTCTCCCGCCCCTGCTGGTGAATCGTGCCGCCATGACCGGCACCGGTCAATTGCCGAAATTCGAGGAGGATCTCTTTCAACTCCGCGAGGAGGACCTGTTTCTGATCCCGACCGCCGAGGTCCCGGTCACGAACCTCCACCGCGAGGAAATTCTGGCCGAGGAGACACTCCCGATCCGGTATGCGGCCTACACCCCTTGCTTCCGTCGAGAAGCCGGATCCTACGGCAAGGATACCCGTGGGTTGATCCGCCTGCACCAGTTCAACAAGGTCGAACTGGTGGCCTTTGCAAAGCCGGATGAATCCTATGTCGAGTTAGAGCGACTGACCGCACATGCCGAGGCGGTCTTGCAGGGGTTGAACCTCCACTATCGAGTGGTAACTCTCTGCCGGGGCGATATGGGATTCTCCGCCGCTAAAACCTACGACATTGAGGTATGGCTCCCGTCACAGCACACCTTCCGGGAAATCAGCTCCTGCAGCAATTTCGAAAGCTTCCAGGCTAGGCGTGCGAACATCCGGTGGCGCGCCAAGGGTGGAAAAAAAGATGTCAAGCCCGAGTTCGTCCACACACTGAACGGATCGGGGCTGGCTGTGGGTAGAACGCTCGTCGCGATCTTAGAAAACTATCAGCAGCCCGATGGCTCGGTGGCGATCCCGCCGGCGTTACGACCTTATATGGGAGGGCTTCAGGCAATCACACGCGTTCAGGACTAA
- a CDS encoding PA0069 family radical SAM protein → MKLVSNPPNPFESTQRDALEPRRRELQLFEDDTKQILSRNESPDLPFRWSVNPYRGCFHACAYCYARPSHEYWGFGAGTDFESKIVVKRRAAALLRQAFEKPSWNGDLVVFSGNTDCYQPLEATLGLTRACLEVCADYRNPVGIITKSALVQRDMDLLRRLQADAWVRVYLSIAFADDETARAVEPQAPSVTKRFETLRLLSEAGIPTGISIAPIIPGLNDNAMPALLTRAKEAGATTATFSLLRLPGNVQTVFLERMREAFPERVAKIVHRLQEMRQGRLSDSAFFSRHEGIGTYWKCLEKLFEVSYRRAGFRSVGEAIPHTFRRHEAQQSLF, encoded by the coding sequence ATGAAACTGGTCTCCAATCCGCCGAATCCTTTCGAGTCCACTCAACGCGACGCCCTTGAGCCTCGACGCCGCGAGTTGCAGCTCTTCGAGGACGACACCAAACAAATCCTGAGCCGAAACGAGAGCCCGGATTTGCCCTTCAGATGGAGCGTGAATCCCTACCGCGGCTGTTTTCACGCCTGCGCCTATTGTTACGCCAGGCCTTCGCACGAATACTGGGGTTTCGGGGCCGGTACGGACTTCGAGTCCAAGATCGTCGTCAAACGCCGGGCAGCCGCGCTCCTTCGGCAGGCGTTCGAGAAGCCCTCCTGGAATGGCGATCTCGTCGTCTTCTCCGGCAACACCGATTGTTACCAACCCCTCGAAGCTACGTTGGGCCTCACAAGGGCTTGCCTGGAGGTGTGTGCGGACTACCGAAATCCGGTCGGCATCATTACCAAGAGCGCATTGGTCCAGCGCGATATGGATTTGCTGCGGCGGCTGCAGGCTGACGCGTGGGTTCGTGTCTATCTCAGCATCGCGTTCGCAGATGACGAGACCGCAAGGGCGGTCGAGCCGCAAGCCCCCTCGGTCACCAAACGATTCGAAACCCTCCGTTTGCTTTCCGAAGCGGGAATCCCCACTGGGATTTCGATTGCGCCGATCATCCCCGGCTTGAACGACAACGCGATGCCGGCCTTGCTCACGCGAGCGAAGGAGGCGGGGGCCACCACTGCAACGTTCAGTCTGTTGCGTTTGCCTGGAAACGTGCAGACGGTGTTCCTGGAGCGAATGCGCGAGGCCTTTCCGGAGCGCGTGGCGAAGATCGTCCATCGTCTGCAAGAGATGCGGCAAGGGCGGCTGAGCGATTCCGCATTCTTCAGCAGACATGAGGGGATCGGAACCTACTGGAAGTGCCTTGAGAAACTGTTCGAGGTGAGTTATCGCCGCGCCGGATTTCGATCGGTGGGGGAGGCGATTCCTCACACCTTTCGCCGCCATGAGGCGCAACAATCGTTGTTTTGA